The stretch of DNA CTCCCCACCAAGGCAGAGGTGCTGGGGTTCTTGGATCGTGGGGGAAAGCGACCCTCCCGGCAGGCGCTGGCTGTGGTGTATTTTGGAAACCAGCCAGATCCAAATGTCACGGAGTATGTGGTGGGTCCCCTGCCAACACCAACAACTCACCAGGACATCACGGTGCAGAAGTATGGAGGGAAGCTGCCGTACCACCGCAGACCGGTGCTGGATTTTGAGTACAAGCTGGTTGCTGGCTTTTTACGGAGGACAGCATTTCCCACAGCTCTCACCTTCCTGAGTCAAGTATTGGATTATGATGGAACTAATTTAGCAGCTATGACCTCAGCCCCCCGGGGGTTCCAGTCTGGAGACCGCAACACCTGGTTTATTCTGTTCCACAACGTGAGCGGCTTCTTCCTGCACCCGGTGGGGCTGGAGGTGCTGGTTGATCACAGCAGCCTGGACGTTTCCCAGTGGAGGGTGAGCAAAGTGTTCTTTAACGGCCAGTACTACGGGGACTTGGTGCAGCTGGAGAGGGAGTTCAAGCAGGGCCATGTCAAAGTGGACCCAGTTAAGAGAGCCCCACCCGACGGGGGATTCTCTTCCATGCAGCCCCGAGCAGCTCCCAGGGCCCCGTTCCCCCTGCAGTACGAGCCTCATGGGCCCCGCTACAGTGTCCAAAACAACCAAGTTGTCTCCTGGGCCTGGAGCTTTGCCTTTGGGGTGAACGTGAACACGGGGATGCGTCTCTTTGACATCAGATTTAAGGGGGAGAGGATTGTCTATGAAATCAGTGTCCAGGATGCTATATCTGTCTATGGGTCCAACTGTCCTGGAGGGATGTCAACCAGGTACATGGATGGGAGCTTTGGCATCGGGAGATTCACGTACCCATTAGTCCGGGGGGTTGATTGCCCCTATTCAGCTACGTACGTAGACACATGCTACTTAGCTCAATCCCCAAACCCTAGAATTAATAAAAACTCCATCTGCATTTTTGAGGAGAACACTGGGTCTCCTCTGAGGCGCCATTACTCCAACTTGCAGTCCCTGTACTATGGGGGGCTGACCAACTCTGCTCTGGTCCTTCGGTCCATTGCCACTCTGGGCAACTATGACTACgtctgggacttcatcttctaCGAGAACGGAGCTATCGAGGCCAAAGTCCATGCCACAGGCTACATGACTTCATCCTTTCTCTACGGTGACGGTTTGGACTATGGCAATAGGGTTGGGGATCACACCCTGGGGACGATACACACCCATTCCATCCATTATAAAGTGGACTTGGACGTTGGAGGTAGGTCTCTTTGGTGgtgattctctctctccctctcttagTGCCTCTCACTTGCTATGTCCTCGGACTTATgacaattggttcctgaaaattgtgtCGTAAGTCGAAATGTCGTGACTCGGAACCGCAATGCACTCTATTGCGGGACTGATCATCGTAAAGTCGAAACCAATAGTTGTTAGTCgaatcagggtgtcaattcagaaCGGTCGTAAGTGCCGTTCGTTGTAAGTTGAACGTGGTAAAGTTGAGGCCTGCCTGTATTCTGTAGAACTGCAGGAGTGGGGGCTGTCCCAAGATGCAGAACTCCTGCAGACGGCCAGCGGCATCCTCCTTGTTCACTCTCTTACCCTTAGAGCTCTTTGCAACATTATTTTTTGacttattcaaatgaaaagtcaGGGAAAGTCACAAACCCCAGGAACCATGTGAATCCCAGCGAGAGGCAGCTGGCTCCATGGTCCAGGGGAAACGTGTAAGGCAGCAGTTTGGAAATGTGTGTATTTTTCTTATCCCCGTCAGTGGCCAGGCCTAGGGTGGGAGCCAGAGTCTCACTAGTTCTAACCGCTGCCTCTCCCTATGACCTTGGGAGCATACCAGTGTCCTAtctcatggggtggggaggattaGCTGACTGGCTTGTGCCGTGCTAAGCATTTACTGATCTTCTCTGGGAACCTTTGTGGTTCAGGTCCCAAGACTCGGACCCCAAACTGGCCTCCTTGCGGCTGCTGAATTCCTATTGCTTCGACCCAGCCAGGCATGTTTTCCAGCAGCAGTTCCCGTGGAAGGTTATTTGAGAGTTGTATGACGTCCTACACACCAGGGTTGTTTGGTGCTACTGTGCACGCCATCTGCTGGCTGAAACTATTAGGTGTCGTCTAAGTGTCTGTGCTCGGGGGTCACTGGTGACCCCAGTCATCTCAGAGGGgctgtcagtctgtctgtctgcgaCTCAGCAAGACGTCAGTTCagcagggactctgtgacagcactggggggagggtctttaaattaaaaatgcttcTGCAAAAAGGGAACAGTAACGAGGTGGCACTTTGCTTCCCCCCAGAGCCAGACATGGGATCGGGAGGAGATGGATCCCCTGCCTCCTCTCCATCTCACAAGGACCTGCTTCCTGTTAGCAACACAGAGGTGCTGACTCCTggaatggcgggggtggggggaaatggaggcCTTGTCCGGGTTACCCCAGTGCAAACCCCAGCACACGCACTTGCCACCAGCATGCTTCATGTCCCCCGTAGAGGACTGCACCACTCTCCCTACAGCCTTTGTCTTGGCAAGGCCCGAGAGCGCATTAAAATCCAAATCCTCGCCTAGCGCCTTCCGCCACATTTGCTGTGTCCCGCGGCTCTAGTCTTTGTCCCAAACAAGCATTGGTTAAGCCAGAGCCACAGTCAAGATGAACCCTTTTCAGAGATAACAATACAACCACCCTGCTTACCAAGGAAATGCAAGAGCAAATCAGATGGAGAACCAGAAACTAGCAGCAGCGTGGAGAGTTCACGAGAAAGGAGCCCCAGGAGCAGTCCAAGCTTAGTGAGCCAGGAAAGGATGAAATTCTGCACAATAGCAAAAAATCTCCAGCCTTTTGCAGATTTGGTTTCACCTTCCTACTGATGCTGAGTGCTTGGATCACAACTTTTACAGGCAGCCTCTGGAAGTTGGTCTGAACCAACAAGTAATGGGGCCTCCTCTGTAACTGGTCTTCTGTGTATCAGTTACAGTGTAACGCAGAGCGTGCTGGATGGGCTGATAGCAAAGACCTGCCCTTTCTTGTCCCAACAAACTTcagatctcctcctcctcccacctcgCCTCCACATTTCATGTTTCCTGTACTTAACCCATCTAGCTGCAGCTTAAACAGGCTGCGTGCAGCTGGGATCTCCACTCTGGAAGTGACTCCTGAAGGCTCTCACAGTCTCCTCTGCCTTTGTGGCTGCAGCAACATGAACCTGAAAACTGTCCTCATCCTCTTGGTTCTGGCGCTAGCCACAATTTTTGCTCTGGTTTGTGTGTTGCTGACGAGAGGAGTGAAACCAGCCAGCTGTGAGCCGCAGAACCTGAGCACCCTGCAGGGAAACCACAGTGACCAGAGCCTGGTCTTTGCTGATCTGACGCCAGAAGAAATGGTGCAAGTGGTGACGTACCTGCAGAGCAGCCTTGGAGTGCCACTGGTGGACGCCTATAATGCAAACCCCTCTGATAACTGCATTTATTACATCGATGTGCAGCTCCCCACAAAGGCAGAGGTGCTGGGGTTCTTGGATCGTGGGGGAAAGCGACCCTCCCGGCAGGCGCTGGCTGTGGTGTATTTTGGAAACCAGCCAGATCCAAATGTCACGGAGTATGTGGTGGGTCCCCTGCCAACACCAACAACTCACCAGGACATCACGGTGCAGAAGTATGGAGGGAAGCTGCCGTACCACCGCAGACCGGTGCTGGGGAAGGAGTATGAGCAGATTGAAATCTTCTTACGGAAGGAGGCATTCTCAACAGCCCCTACCTTTCTGAGTCAAGTATTGGATTATGATGGGACCAATTTTGCATCACTAACCTCAGCCCCCCGGGGGTTCCAGTCTGGAGACCGCAACACCTGGTTTATTCTGTTCCACAACGTGAGCGGCTTCTTCCTGCACCCGGTGGGGCTGGAGGTGCTGGTTGATCACAGCAGCCTGGACGTTTCCCAGTGGAGGGTGAGCAAAGTGTTCTTTAACGGCCAGTACTACGGGGACTTGGTGCAGCTGGAGAGGGAGTTCAAGCAGGGCCATGTCAAAGTGGACCCAGTTAAGAGAGCCCCACCCGACGGGGGATTCTCTTCCATGCAGCCCCGAGCAGCTCCCAGGGCCCCGTTCCCCCTGCAGTACGAGCCTCATGGGCCCCGCTACAGTGTCCAAAACAACCAAGTTGTCTCCCGGGCCTGGAGCTTTGCCTTTGGGGTGAACGTGAACACGGGGATGCGTCTCTTTGACATCAGATTTAAGGGGGAGAGGATTGTCTATGAAATCAGTGTCCAGGATGCTATATCTGTCTATGGGTCCAACTGTCCTGGAGGGATGTCAACCAGGTACATGGATGGGAGCTTTGGCATCGGGAGATTCACGTACCCATTAGTCCGGGGGGTTGATTGCCCCTATTCAGCTACGTACGTAGACACATGCTACTTAATTGAAACCCAGACACCTGAAAAGCATAAAAACTCCATCTGCATTTTTGAGGAGAACACTGGGTCTCCTCTGAGGCGCCATTACTCCAACTTGCAGTCCCTGTACTATGGGGGGCTGACCAACTCTGCTCTGGTCCTT from Lepidochelys kempii isolate rLepKem1 chromosome 27, rLepKem1.hap2, whole genome shotgun sequence encodes:
- the AOC3 gene encoding amine oxidase [copper-containing] 3 isoform X2 — its product is MNLKTVLVLLVLALVTIFALVCVLLTRGVKPTSCEPQTLSTLQGNHSDQSLVFADLTPEEMVQVVTYLQENLGVPLVDASQANPSDNCIYYIDVQLPTKAEVLGFLDRGGKRPSRQALAVVYFGNQPDPNVTEYVVGPLPTPTTHQDITVQKYGGKLPYHRRPVLDFEYKLVAGFLRRTAFPTALTFLSQVLDYDGTNLAAMTSAPRGFQSGDRNTWFILFHNVSGFFLHPVGLEVLVDHSSLDVSQWRVSKVFFNGQYYGDLVQLEREFKQGHVKVDPVKRAPPDGGFSSMQPRAAPRAPFPLQYEPHGPRYSVQNNQVVSWAWSFAFGVNVNTGMRLFDIRFKGERIVYEISVQDAISVYGSNCPGGMSTRYMDGSFGIGRFTYPLVRGVDCPYSATYVDTCYLAQSPNPRINKNSICIFEENTGSPLRRHYSNLQSLYYGGLTNSALVLRSIATLGNYDYVWDFIFYENGAIEAKVHATGYMTSSFLYGDGLDYGNRVGDHTLGTIHTHSIHYKVDLDVGGTYNTLVAHDMAFESVQAPWSPEHQIQRPRLTKTVLDTEDKAAFRLHSNMPRYIYFAANSENKWGHQRGYRIQIVSFTGEHLPETSLMERAISWGRYKLAVTKRKEEEPTSSSIYNQNDPWTPTVAFADFINNESIVTEDLVAWITTGFLHIPHAEDIPNTVTVGNGVSILLRPYNYYDTDPSIYSPDGVFFSSEQDSSVCEVNHIACLSKTASCLPVLPPFTYDGFQNLTRL
- the AOC3 gene encoding amine oxidase [copper-containing] 3 isoform X1 → MFPVLNPSSCSLNRLRAAGISTLEVTPEGSHSLLCLCGCSNMNLKTVLILLVLALATIFALVCVLLTRGVKPASCEPQNLSTLQGNHSDQSLVFADLTPEEMVQVVTYLQSSLGVPLVDAYNANPSDNCIYYIDVQLPTKAEVLGFLDRGGKRPSRQALAVVYFGNQPDPNVTEYVVGPLPTPTTHQDITVQKYGGKLPYHRRPVLGKEYEQIEIFLRKEAFSTAPTFLSQVLDYDGTNFASLTSAPRGFQSGDRNTWFILFHNVSGFFLHPVGLEVLVDHSSLDVSQWRVSKVFFNGQYYGDLVQLEREFKQGHVKVDPVKRAPPDGGFSSMQPRAAPRAPFPLQYEPHGPRYSVQNNQVVSRAWSFAFGVNVNTGMRLFDIRFKGERIVYEISVQDAISVYGSNCPGGMSTRYMDGSFGIGRFTYPLVRGVDCPYSATYVDTCYLIETQTPEKHKNSICIFEENTGSPLRRHYSNLQSLYYGGLTNSALVLRSIATLGNYDYVWDFIFYENGAIEAKVHATGYMTSSFLYGDGLDYGNKVGDHTLGTIHTHSIHYKVDLDVGGTYNTLVAHDMAFESVQAPWSPEHQIQRPRLTKTVLDTEDKAAFRLHSNMPRYIYFAANSENKWGHQRGYRIQIVSFTGEHLPETSLMERAISWGRYKLAVTKRKEEEPTSSSIYNQNDPWTPTVAFADFINNESIVTEDLVAWITTGFLHIPHAEDIPNTVTVGNGVSILLRPYNYYDTDPSIYSPDGVFFSSEQDSSVCEVNHIACLSKTASCLPVLPPFTYDGFQNLTRL